TCTTTACTCCATTTGTAATGGAAGTACAACCAAGGAGCTCAGCCACAATGGCTTCAGAAACTGCATAGAATTAAATTCTCGTCAATCTGGATAGAATATAGTGTATTGTTATACTTTCTGGGGCCATGAGTTGAATTAAAAACATGTGGCTGAATCCAGGATTTCCCACCTATTGATCATAATCAGTAATACCCTTCCATTTTGAGTCCAAGTGTCTAACTTGAATAAACCAGGCTATTGATTGCTGATAGATTTCATGAATTAGAAATTGGTTGTCTAGAATGAAACACATTCAAAGTGAATTGAGCATTGCAGTACAAAGAATACCAGTATTAGTACCATTTAGTACTGATTGCTTGTCTAAAGGTCCCATAATATTGATTGCAACTACACAAACTACTTTCAAGTAGTCTGTTTTTTTCCAAATTaggtatttaaaatgaatgggtttGAGGAATCTAACATTTCTAGGAGGTATTGAATTGCTCAAGTTATATTTAAGTGGGAAAGTCAAACACCTATGCCTGAGTTCTTCTGGTGTATTTTTGCTAATATGGAAGTACACAGCAAATGCTAGCTATGTCAAGTTTCACAGATCATGATACCATcctggtgaatgaattttcatttgCTTTACCATGAAAAGGAGCTGGCTTCATGCAACAAAATGGATTTAACTCTGGAGCTTAAATTCCAATGAACTACAAAAAAAAACTAGGCAACTACTCTATATGCCTTACAGCATCCTTCGCCATACACTGGACATCGAGAAACACATCTTTGTAGACCTCAAACTATCTATAATCCAGAAAAGATGGTGGATCATTTAATATACTCCAGTAACTAGTTTAAGAACCCGATAGAATGCACAGAAACATCCAAGCATGCAATTGATATGGATTAAATGTAAACAGTTAACTTACATCTGTGTGAATAGAGTGAACCCTTTACAAGTTGTCCATTATGTCCTAGAAAAGTTTGCCCATGGAGTAACTCATGTCCTTCACATCCATTACAAACATCTTCTGGTCCCTTTAGGCAGTTATCTTCAATAAGTTTGGGCACATGAGCCAGTGTACAATTCTCTTCTGAATTACCAGTCCACATGTCTCCCATAAAAGCTTGGGCACCATTAAACAGTAAGCTCTTAGTTTTCTCTGAAGAAAAACAAAGTTGATGTGAAAATATGCAAGAAACTCAATTTGAAATGATTCAAGATTTGCTACTCATTTTCACTAAAACTTTTGCCACAGGATTACCACCTCTGCCAGGGAAATTCCAAATATAATGGCACACTATGCAGCTAGTGGAGGTAGACCATTACTGCAGACATTAACAGGAAAATATCCCTCCAGGTAATTGCAGGTGATGGACACAAAAAGGTATTCTAGTAAAGAGGTATCAGACAGTAGCCTTGCTATTAGAGGAAAAACCAATAGACAAAATACACAATCTGCATGTGGAGACCAGGCAACTCATTCAATACACTCAAAATACTAGTAGAATTTTCTTTCAATAAATCGGTAACATTTACCCTATAGTAGATTGTAAAAGATAGCATATTGCTCATCTGTACCACAATTATTTTTTGGAGTGGAATGAGATCAGTTGCATCCAACCCAAAAAGGATCATATCCTGCTATTTTCTTCAAATAGAAATGTATAGCTATGCCATATTGtaacaatttaaaatttgacatttgggTGACAATACAACAATGTCACGCAAGTAAGTGGCTACTTCAGCAGCAGCGGCGGTGGGGGATGCAGCGATGACTTACTATGTTGATTGCTGAACAAGCGTTGGAAGAAAAAGCCGATCTGAGCAACAGTCCATTTTATTTCCATCACTTGGACACGCTTAAGTCTAATGTGTTTGCAATTATAGGTTTCTGAAATGGATATCAAATAAGATTCATCCATTGTGGCAGCTTTTCTTTGTCCTCAAGGTATGAGACTTGCTCAAAGATTCTGAGTGGGTGTTTTAATTATGAAGgtacttatttaaaaaaaaaaacttaatagtTTGGATATCAAAGGGAAGAGATTTCCCTGCAGGGAAACTTGTTCCACAGTTTTCTCATTTTATTGTGCCACTATTCAAATCAGATGTAAATAAGGGACTTTGCCATTCATGTCAATGCCTTTATTCAGATATGGCTCATTAGAACTGCTGAGACTTGGACCCAAAACAAAGTGAAATACTGGGATATCTAATCGACAAACTGGAGCAGTTTAATGTTACTAAAAAAAAGTTAGTTCAAGCTAACAGTGCTAGTTTAATGTTTTGCAAAGAGATCAGGAGTATATGGTGGTATCCTCGGAATTAGTGCACATACCTacaataaaaaaaagttcagttTGGAGAGGCCCACTATTGTGCACAGGGTCAAGCTGCAGTTCAGAGTTGCTTGCTTGCCTCTGGAAGCTGACCTTTGCTTTGAGCATGAATAAAAAGTAACTGGATCTACCAGCATCCGATGGGAAAGCCTGCTAGAATCTCAACTATACAGCCTTAGACATTGTAGTTCCAGATATTTAGCATGCACTTCATCTGATGGAAAAACCAACTGGGACAAGGGGAAACAAATCTTGACAAGATTGATTCAAACTAAGCAACAAGATTTGGCAACTGGTCACTTTTACAAAATTATGCTCAAAGTAGTAAGCTGTTTTGATCTTGCACAAATAGGGAATCCACAATTATAAATGCCTTCATCGAAGGAAAAGATTTGAGggggggctgggcaataaattGACACTGTCCAGTCACCTCAGAACTGGATGAATAAGTGTTTTGAGAAACCCAGCCCAACTTCTACTGGGCATGATACATAGCTCAAACATAACTCAGCATAAGCTGGCAAGAACACTTCAGAGGTCATTAAGGATACCTAGTCTCATACTCAAAATAGGGCACAACAATTGCACCAAGCCTTTGCTATACAAGTCCAAAGAGTGTTCAATGGTCACCGGTATTACATTCCCTAACCGTGACTCACTTTTGCCGCTGAATTTTTAAGGGTACTACTTCTGTTAGTGAGCGACACATAGGTAACCacacttttaaaaaatcatttcgtTGTAAAGCTCTTTTGGGAATATACAAGTTATAAAAGTTCGTTCTTTCTGGGAGCTGCAGAGTCTACAAAACCAGAATGACAGGCTGAAGAGGGCAGGCAAAATAGCCTAAAAGCATCTACGAGGCAGCAACTTTCCACACAGAAGCAGTTGCATGCGAGTAAACTGCAGCAGTACAAAGGTTTTGAAAGaaaaatcagtactcaactcgacAGTCTTCACTCGGTGGTGAGAAACATCTTTAAACTTAGCGCCCaggatttttgtttttttttccattgaaaaGATGACCACTGGCAATTGATTTGCGCGGTTACTTAACTCTGTTTCATACATTTTTCCTCTTTAAGAAGTGAGTTAAATTCAGTTTAGTACCGCCTCCAGGCCAGCTGCCTGTAAAGGGGCGAATGGGAAAACTGTTGCGCGCTTTAATAGACAGATGTGAGGGGATGCCACACGTACAACTACATTTCACTAATGAAACGTTTAGGGCgcccagtattggggagaggggagaggcctCCCTTCTCCAGGAGAATCCTGCCTATGGACTAACGTGTTGGAAGCTCAAACACTCGTCGAGCGTGCCCTCCATTTTAATAAAACTAGAGCTGAATCAGAGGCCCCCGCCCTCCAACTGGAGCCGGACTGGCCTGGCCTGGCCCCAGCAGCCCCATCCCCAGCTGGGCCCCAGCAGCCCCATCCCCAGCTGGGCCCCAGCAGCCCCATCCCCAGCTGGGCCCCAGCAGCCCCATCCCCAGCTGGGccccccactcactcactcaccatacACTTCCCGCTTGTATTTCTCCCCAAAGACGCCCTCGTTCAACTCTTTCTGGGTCACGCGGACCTTCCACTGAAGCGGCGCGATGTCGCCGAAAGGACTGGCTCGCTTCGTCATCCTGCAACGGCCCCCGAGCGCGCCACTAGACCAGGTCGCCCCCGGTAACCACTTCCCGCGGGAAATCCTAACCTTTGACACCGTGACGCGGGATATTTAAATAACGTTGCTCACGTGATCTCGATCCGGGGGGCGGGGTTTGTCTCGGTCAGTCCCTCCCACCCGGTGACCTGCTCCGGTGGCAATGTTTTCAGAACAACTGTTGCAATCTCGGTGAGTGCATCCGGATCGAAAAAAACTACATTAACGCGCATTATCCGGGttgatgtttttaaaaacagGGAAATGACTGAATTTGatactttttaaaacaaattagaAAATGCAAATTGTAACAAAGGCTCTAATTCGAAACACAAACACAACAAAAACCAGGAACCACAAAATCCACATTAGCGCATCCCCCCCCTCTCGTCACGGTATCCACGTTTATCGTGAAGAATCCCAATGTTTTTGCTTTTAACACCCTGTTTGGTGGACCCGTCCAAACACTTACTACCATCTGAGTAAAGCAGTATTTCTCGATAATCTGTTCCTTAACTTTACTTTTTACTAATGTCCACTTACGCCCTCTGGTCCTACTTTCAAGACTTTGAAGTGTTTATATATAATTTAATACTTTACACACTTCAATGAAGTCCTCCTTAACCACCTTCTTTCGAGACTGGAAAGCTCATTCATCACAGCTCatccacaaatttaaaataaccATCAAATATTTGTATATTGTCTGTTAAATTGTGAGAATAATCCCCAAAATGAAATTCATGGAAATTCAGTATTGACATGAACGCAAATCACAAAATACAAGGGAAAGGTTGTCATTTATTCATTGTTGGAGAAATGTTTCTTTAATATATTTAGATTGTGACATTTTACAGTTGTGATGGACACTCCACATCATGGCATTTATATGGGTGACAGCTTTAAGTGTTTTTACTATTTAATTTCTGTATTTGTGCATGTCAGGAGCATGCACATGcggaatatatatataaacagGCTTTTTGAATTCCATAGTTACAAATGAAATCCATCTTTTTTTTAGTTTAAGCCCCTTTAAAAAGCGCAAAGGTGGGGGGAGGATTAGGTATAAACGTGTCCCGTTTTTTTTGATGACGCTGGGGCCACCCATGCCATCCCAACAGATCAATTAAAAGAAACCaattaaataataattttattgtcCATGCCTATTATGCACTCCCATCCCTGCGATGCCCACCAAGCATACCGACAGACGCGGAGAATGCcatgaaagagaggcagacagccagAGCGATTAACTCCAGGGTCCACGTctagcctggacctgtagatggccaccttggtcaGGCCCAGGAACAGACCCACAAGGAGATCCTTTGACTTGCCTGCCCCCTCCTCACCAGATGGCGAAAgctcaggagcgtgggactgaagtgcaacgagaacttgaggagcagctctTTAAATATTCAAAGTGGGGCTGCAACCTCTCTCATTCAATATATATATGGAAAAGGGACTCATCCAGTCCACAGACATTACACGCAGCCTTGGAGTCTGGAAAATGGCTTAACAGCCAGTTTGGGGTACTGCtccatgcaacactctccaccccatatCCCCAATGGTGCAGGGGAGGACTCCTGCAAAGAGAGCCCTCCTTTGGGGACCCCCGCCTCCGCCAAATGAAATCCATTGGCGGTATGAGAGGAAATATACATGTGTTTAGAAAGTTGAGATTTTTctgtgcataagaacataagaaatagaagcaggagtcggccatacggccccttgagcctgctctgccattcggtaagatcatggctgatcttcaacctcaactccactttctcacttgatccccatatcccttgattcccctagagtccaaaaatctacctatctcagccttgaacatattcgacgactcagcatcaacagccctctgggggtagagaattccaaagattcaaaccctctgtgggaagaaattcctcctcatcgcagttttaaatggccgaccaatctctcctcataggacaaccctctcatcccaggaatcaatctagtgaacctttgttagaccatctctaaggcaagtatatctttccttagataaggagaccaaaactgtacacattactccaggtgaggtctcaccaaagccctgtgcaattgtactaagacttccttgctcttgtactccaacccccttgcaataaaggccaatgtgcctccttattgcttgctgtacctgcatgctaacttttgtgtttcttgtatgaggacacccaaatctctctgaacaccaacatttgataatttctcaccattaaaaaatattctgcttatccttcctaccaaagtgaataacctcacatttccccacattatactccatctgccaccttcttgcccactcacctaacctgcctatatccctttgtagactctttgtgtcctcctcacagcttactttcccacttagctttgtatcgtcagcaaacttggatacattacactcggtcccttcatctaagtcattagtatagattgtaaattactgaggcccaagcactgatcctcgcaGCAGTCccttagttacagcctgccaacctgaaaatgacccatttttccctactctttgtttcctgtcctttaaccaatcctctatccatgctagtatattacccccaatcccatgagcccctatcttgtgtaacaatcttttatgaggcaccttatcgaatgccttttgaaaattcaaatatactacatccactggttcccctttatctactctgctagttacatcctgaaaaaattcgaataaatttgtgaaacacgatttccctttcataaaaccgtgttgactctgcccattcatataatgattttctcagcgccctgttaccacttccttaataatggattccagcattttcctgactaactggcttatagttccctgttttctctctctctctcctttcttgaatagcagggttacatttgctaccttccaatctgctgggactgttctagaatttagggaattttagaagctcataaccaatgcatcctctatctctgcaaccacctgttttagaaccctcagatgtaggccatcaggtccaagggatttatcggctttcagtcccattagtttctccagtactttttctctactgatattaattactttaagttcctcactctcattagtctgTTGGTTTCACACTATTTCTGTTATGCTTTTTGTGCctcctactgtgaagaccgatacaaaatatttgtttaacgtctctaccatttccttattcccattataatttctcctgtctcagcgtcTAAGGGACCAACAGCACTCAACAGTACTGAAGCTTTCTGGCTAAGATGCCTTGCAATTGACATCTAGCATGGCAAAGAATGTTCAGTAATATTACTTCTGATAGAGCCACTCACTGATCGTTCCCTTTCTTTGAAAGTACACTTCTTTAATGTTGATGCCAttatcttcggtccccgccacaaactccgttccctagccaccgactccatccctctccctggccattgtctgaggctgaaacagaccgttcgcaatcttggagagcaatttgatcctgagatgagtttccgaccccatatctgctccatcaccaagaccacctactttcacctccgcaacatcgcccgtctccacccctgcctcagctcatctaccgcTGAacccctcatccgtgcctttgttacctctagacttgactgttccaatgctttcctggctggcttcccatcttccacccttcataaacttgagctcatccaaaactctttggcccgtatcctaactcatatCAAGACccgttatgttcttatgttaacccatcacctctgtggtCGCTGATCTActttggttcccggtccggcaacacctcaattttaaaattctcatcttggttttcaaacccctccatggcctcggccttccctatctctgtaacctcttacaACCCTCCCAAGATTtttgcgctcctctaattccgccctcttgcacatcctcgattttaattgcttcaccattggcgaccgtgttttcagctgcctaggccctaagttctggaattcccaccctaaacctctccgcctctgtaactctctctcctcctttaagacgctccttaaaacctacctctttgaccaagcttttggacaactgtcctcatatctccttatgtggctcggtatcaaattttgtttgatagcgccttgggatgttttactacgttaaaggctctatataaatgcaagttgttgttgttgtcactgTTTCATTACCACAGAatattacagctcagaaacagatcACTTGCCCCATTAAGTCTgtgccagtgcttttctctccatGACTCACATAATCTAACTCATTtgcctgcctgctccccatactAGGgctgccaactttggttggaggcattcctggaggtttgatcatgtgatatTCTGACCATAGGACATCTGAACACATGATGCCTGATCACATCCACTGCTTTTTgtttacgggtacggtagcatagtggttatgttactggactagtaatccagaggcctgaactaaaatctagagtcatgagttcaaatcctgccacagcagctggtgaatttaaattcaattaattaattaaataaaaatctggaattaaaatactagtatcagtaatgatggccatgaaactaccggattgtcgtaaaaacccatctggttcactaatgtcctttagg
The nucleotide sequence above comes from Heptranchias perlo isolate sHepPer1 chromosome 10, sHepPer1.hap1, whole genome shotgun sequence. Encoded proteins:
- the siva1 gene encoding apoptosis regulatory protein Siva, whose protein sequence is MTKRASPFGDIAPLQWKVRVTQKELNEGVFGEKYKREVYEKTKSLLFNGAQAFMGDMWTGNSEENCTLAHVPKLIEDNCLKGPEDVCNGCEGHELLHGQTFLGHNGQLVKGSLYSHRSAIKPATMNCFICLKPSNFKEPCSQCDHLMCQHCSKVCDHCSRICCSICSIADYNEAYDKVFCYDCFP